Proteins encoded within one genomic window of Geotalea daltonii FRC-32:
- a CDS encoding efflux RND transporter permease subunit has product MAVGMEKSEEMPVVKELKDFDPKSGNMLERLIFNNRLAVMIACVVVTLALAYQTTRIVFNASFEKMLPQSHPYIKNYLANKQDLPGLGNSIRVVVENTRGDIFDPQYLDILRQVNDDLVLTPGVDRAWVKSIWTPAVRWNEVTEEGFQGGPVMPDNFDGSEEKVSKLKQNITRSGIVGSLLATNYKSAMVFVPLLDKDPSTGKRLDYNAFSKQIENDIRKKYEAMGKGEIKIHIVGFAKLVGDLIDGLMQVMTYFGIAALIAAIVIFFYTRCIRSTGLVIICSVVAVIWQLGIVATLGFELDPYSILVPFLVFAIGVSHGVQKMNGIMQDVGRGTHKLVAARYTFRRLFLAGLTALMADAVGFAVLMLIDIPVIKDLALTASIGVAGLVITNLLLLPVFLSYTGVSPKAARRSLQEESEENTGKGVGALWSLLDHFTQRRWATRAVVVSAILAVAGFVVSLNLKIGDLDPGAPELRPNSRYNKDNNYITSNYSLSSDQFAVILKTPTEGAIKYEPLIEADRLALAMQQVPGVQTTVTMSDAIRMITAGTYDGNPKWYTLNRSQEVLNYSGQQSCFDNPDLINSTISVTPVIAYLSDHKAETLSRVLTVAEEFVKKHTTKDRQFLLAAGSSGIEAATNIVVKSANRTMLLYVYGAVIVLCFITFRSWRAVLVAILPLILTSILCEALMVALGIGVKVATLPVIALGVGIGIDYALYLLSMQLKYQREGLPLGEAYQKAVQFTGKVVGLVGITLAGGVITWSLSPIKFQADMGILLTFMFLWNMFGALILIPALSHFMLNGMHENVDEYVEEGIPADIETAG; this is encoded by the coding sequence ATGGCAGTTGGAATGGAAAAATCAGAGGAAATGCCGGTAGTCAAGGAGCTGAAGGATTTCGACCCGAAATCCGGCAACATGCTTGAGCGGCTGATCTTCAACAACCGGCTGGCGGTGATGATCGCCTGCGTGGTTGTCACCCTGGCCCTTGCCTACCAGACAACGAGAATTGTCTTCAACGCGAGCTTCGAGAAGATGCTCCCCCAGAGCCACCCCTACATCAAGAACTATCTGGCCAACAAACAGGACCTGCCGGGCCTGGGCAATTCGATCCGGGTGGTGGTGGAGAACACCAGGGGGGACATCTTCGATCCCCAGTACCTGGATATTTTACGGCAGGTGAACGACGATCTGGTGCTCACCCCCGGGGTGGACCGGGCCTGGGTCAAGTCTATCTGGACACCGGCGGTCCGTTGGAACGAGGTCACCGAGGAGGGATTCCAGGGGGGGCCGGTCATGCCGGACAACTTCGACGGCTCGGAAGAGAAGGTGTCGAAGCTCAAGCAGAACATCACCCGTTCCGGCATCGTGGGGAGCCTCCTGGCCACCAACTACAAATCGGCAATGGTCTTTGTGCCGCTTTTGGACAAGGACCCCAGCACGGGAAAAAGGCTCGACTACAACGCCTTCTCCAAGCAGATCGAGAACGACATCCGGAAGAAGTACGAGGCAATGGGCAAGGGCGAGATCAAGATCCATATCGTCGGCTTTGCCAAGCTGGTGGGTGACCTGATCGACGGCCTGATGCAGGTGATGACCTATTTCGGCATCGCCGCCCTGATCGCAGCCATCGTCATCTTCTTCTACACCCGCTGCATCCGGAGCACGGGGCTGGTCATCATCTGTTCGGTGGTGGCAGTCATCTGGCAGCTGGGAATCGTCGCCACGCTGGGCTTCGAACTGGACCCCTACTCCATCCTGGTGCCGTTCCTGGTCTTTGCCATCGGCGTCTCCCACGGGGTGCAGAAGATGAACGGCATCATGCAGGACGTGGGACGCGGCACCCACAAACTGGTGGCGGCTCGCTACACCTTCCGCCGGCTGTTCCTGGCAGGCCTAACCGCCCTCATGGCCGATGCGGTCGGCTTTGCCGTCCTGATGCTTATCGACATCCCGGTCATCAAGGACCTGGCGCTGACCGCCAGCATCGGCGTGGCCGGCCTGGTCATCACCAACCTCTTGCTCTTGCCGGTCTTCCTCTCCTACACCGGAGTCAGCCCCAAGGCTGCCCGCAGAAGCCTCCAGGAGGAGAGCGAAGAAAATACCGGCAAAGGAGTCGGCGCCCTGTGGAGCCTTCTGGACCACTTCACCCAACGCCGCTGGGCCACCCGCGCCGTGGTCGTCTCGGCAATCCTGGCCGTGGCCGGATTCGTCGTCAGCCTCAACCTGAAGATCGGCGACCTGGATCCAGGCGCGCCGGAACTGAGGCCCAATTCACGCTACAACAAGGACAACAACTACATCACCAGCAACTATTCCCTCTCCAGCGACCAGTTCGCCGTCATCCTCAAGACCCCCACCGAGGGTGCCATCAAATATGAGCCGCTCATCGAGGCCGACCGCCTCGCCTTGGCCATGCAGCAGGTGCCCGGCGTCCAGACCACCGTCACCATGTCCGACGCCATCCGGATGATCACCGCCGGCACCTATGACGGCAATCCGAAATGGTACACCTTGAACCGCAGCCAGGAGGTCCTCAACTACAGCGGCCAGCAGTCCTGTTTCGACAATCCGGACCTGATCAACAGCACCATCTCGGTCACCCCGGTCATCGCCTACCTCTCCGACCATAAGGCCGAGACCCTGAGCCGGGTCCTCACCGTGGCCGAGGAATTCGTCAAAAAACACACCACCAAGGATCGGCAGTTCCTTTTGGCCGCCGGCAGCTCCGGCATCGAGGCCGCCACCAACATCGTGGTCAAGTCGGCCAACCGCACCATGCTGCTTTACGTCTACGGCGCCGTCATCGTGCTCTGCTTCATCACCTTCAGGAGCTGGCGTGCCGTCCTGGTGGCGATCCTGCCGCTCATCCTCACCTCTATCCTGTGCGAGGCGCTGATGGTCGCGCTCGGCATCGGCGTCAAGGTCGCCACCCTGCCGGTCATCGCGCTTGGGGTCGGCATCGGCATCGACTACGCCCTGTATCTCCTGAGCATGCAGCTCAAGTACCAGCGGGAGGGGCTGCCGCTCGGCGAGGCGTACCAGAAGGCGGTCCAGTTCACGGGCAAGGTCGTAGGTCTGGTCGGGATCACCCTGGCCGGCGGCGTCATCACCTGGTCACTGTCGCCGATCAAGTTCCAGGCCGACATGGGGATCCTCCTCACCTTCATGTTCCTCTGGAACATGTTCGGCGCCCTCATCCTCATCCCCGCCCTGTCGCACTTCATGCTGAACGGGATGCATGAAAACGTCGATGAATACGTTGAAGAAGGAATTCCAGCAGATATTGAAACCGCAGGTTAG